In a single window of the Labilithrix sp. genome:
- a CDS encoding DUF2236 domain-containing protein, giving the protein MIVSKEQLEAGIAVVRAGVRDPRGGVFGPSSLMWSIDREAALFAGAGRAALLQLAHPFVAHAIAKQSSTRVDPLGRFQRTFDNVYAMVFGDLESAVASARRVHAVHRHVHGVIDEDVGALRRGDRYDANDEDALMWVHATLVDSALLVYDALVRPLTDTERDRYYDETKRFARLFGISDAVLPPDGPAFRAYFAAMLASPAIAVGERARETARFLLTPRRPGYAPLARWTEVMTAALLPPRLRADFQLRWGARERAIHAASVRAFHAVYLRLPDVAREHPAYVAAKRRLGVPVASLEASAWVEHLVGSLLAQAPLRTIVKGPRRAPLPG; this is encoded by the coding sequence ATGATCGTTTCGAAGGAGCAGCTCGAAGCGGGGATCGCCGTGGTGCGCGCGGGCGTGCGCGACCCGCGGGGCGGCGTCTTCGGGCCCTCGTCGCTCATGTGGAGCATCGATCGAGAGGCGGCGCTCTTCGCCGGCGCGGGGCGCGCGGCGCTCCTTCAGCTCGCGCACCCCTTCGTCGCTCACGCGATCGCGAAGCAGTCGTCGACGCGCGTCGATCCGCTCGGGCGCTTCCAGCGCACGTTCGACAACGTGTACGCGATGGTCTTCGGCGACCTCGAGAGCGCGGTCGCGAGCGCGCGCCGCGTGCATGCCGTGCATCGCCACGTGCACGGCGTCATCGACGAGGACGTCGGCGCGCTCCGTCGCGGAGACCGCTACGACGCGAACGACGAGGACGCGCTCATGTGGGTCCATGCCACGCTCGTCGACTCCGCGCTCCTCGTCTACGACGCGCTCGTTCGACCGCTCACCGACACCGAGCGCGATCGGTACTACGACGAGACCAAGCGCTTCGCGCGCCTCTTCGGGATCTCGGACGCCGTCCTGCCGCCGGACGGGCCCGCCTTCCGCGCCTACTTCGCGGCGATGCTCGCTTCGCCGGCGATCGCGGTCGGCGAGCGCGCGAGGGAGACCGCGCGCTTCCTCCTGACGCCGCGGCGGCCGGGCTACGCACCGCTCGCGCGATGGACGGAGGTCATGACCGCCGCCCTCCTCCCGCCGCGCCTGCGCGCCGACTTCCAGCTCCGGTGGGGCGCACGAGAGCGCGCCATCCACGCCGCGTCGGTCCGCGCGTTCCATGCCGTGTATCTCCGGCTCCCGGACGTCGCGCGCGAGCATCCCGCGTACGTCGCGGCGAAGCGACGCCTCGGAGTGCCGGTCGCGTCGCTCGAGGCCTCGGCGTGGGTCGAGCACCTCGTCGGGAGCCTCCTCGCGCAGGCCCCGCTCCGAACGATCGTCAAGGGCCCGCGTCGCGCTCCGCTCCCCGGTTGA
- a CDS encoding HEAT repeat domain-containing protein, with translation MGGALARLFKLRLGEALPTLTMFGMFFCVVGAFVIGRAVRDTLFLAAMPASRLAPVYVGQSVALAVVSSAYAIVAQRVRRGANGRARLIVVTPVVLGLSLLGARALLGSGHWILYVLYLWVEVIGTVSLLEFWSFANERYHARDAKRLFGLIAAGSTVATILVGLVVSGLAPRIGASNLLFLSAGLLLAAAALGSVAAKRLSGHHPSSLSPPPPGARLVKREEAMERRVLRAPHAIAIALVVLMTTLVVTLVDFQFKAIAGQTFGADRDALASYFGTFYSVSGGVALFVQLGITGRLLERFGVVGTLGVLPLLLLGGSAALFVHPLLWAATFAKGSDSVLRYTLNDAGMQLLYMPLAADARGRTKAFVEGLVKPGAQAIAGAGVLFWGATSAAIAPLSVGAILLTVVWILVLVRARGTYVDALRETLRTRRARLVGRDDELALSSYASVVEQTLRQEEDDEDLEHSIELAMSLPKDLLPAVIPLFEHPRAVVRKMACEYAVAHHAKPTRASDSNEARAARIERLVEARIDDVDADVRAAAIAGYCSLLGAEGLPRVMQQLERMRHDGDRVRREQAATALGVPDPRFAELLLPMLADRDGGVRRAAIASAAKIGSAELVAPLVRALGDPAIARDAASALSRFDRASHVTSHVTSHIEEALGELLADPRKPLGREHVPSILGRLATPKAIELLTAALESKEEALRRAAAQSLARASTSTSTSTERPRGSDGDAESLPIDRERLTRACSKEIALAYRAIAAAEAIEPNVRFTHHGASQLPNVGDGGAAAALLVSALLEQREGAQDRAFAIVQVLFPASDAVALREGMKERDAIRHANAIEILDSTLDGPIRQQLLPLLDDSHRLEKLAAGARFFDLPAFDSPEEWIARLLDDDCPWVAACAAHYIGASATHSPASFVPRLREIVEQRSAAPIVRESALAALEELCGAKEIGELARRLLADDSAASFAPLVRRAEHIHARADRGDDANGNAKEIAS, from the coding sequence ATGGGGGGCGCGCTCGCGCGGCTCTTCAAGCTGCGTCTGGGCGAGGCGCTTCCGACGCTCACGATGTTCGGGATGTTCTTCTGCGTCGTCGGGGCGTTCGTCATCGGGCGCGCGGTGCGCGACACGCTCTTCCTCGCGGCCATGCCGGCGTCGAGGCTCGCGCCGGTGTACGTCGGGCAGTCGGTCGCGCTCGCGGTCGTCAGCTCCGCGTACGCGATCGTCGCGCAGCGTGTTCGCCGCGGGGCGAACGGGCGCGCGCGGCTCATCGTCGTCACGCCGGTCGTCCTCGGGCTCTCCCTCCTCGGCGCGCGCGCGCTCCTCGGGTCCGGTCATTGGATCCTCTACGTGCTCTACCTATGGGTCGAGGTGATCGGCACGGTCTCGCTCCTCGAGTTCTGGTCGTTCGCGAACGAGCGCTATCACGCGCGTGACGCGAAGCGGCTCTTCGGCCTCATCGCCGCGGGGAGCACGGTGGCGACGATCCTCGTGGGGCTCGTCGTGTCCGGCCTCGCGCCGCGGATAGGCGCGAGCAACCTGCTCTTCCTCTCTGCCGGGCTCCTCCTCGCCGCCGCGGCGCTCGGCAGCGTCGCCGCGAAGCGTCTCTCGGGTCATCACCCGTCGTCGCTGTCGCCGCCGCCGCCAGGCGCGCGTCTGGTCAAGCGCGAGGAGGCGATGGAGCGACGCGTGCTCCGAGCGCCGCACGCGATCGCGATCGCGCTCGTCGTGCTCATGACGACGCTCGTGGTGACGCTCGTCGACTTTCAGTTCAAGGCGATCGCGGGGCAGACGTTCGGGGCGGACAGGGACGCGCTCGCGTCGTACTTCGGCACGTTCTACAGCGTGAGCGGCGGCGTCGCGCTCTTCGTTCAGCTCGGGATCACGGGACGCCTGCTCGAGCGCTTCGGCGTCGTCGGAACGCTCGGCGTCCTGCCGCTCCTCCTCCTCGGCGGATCGGCGGCGCTGTTCGTTCATCCGTTGCTCTGGGCCGCGACGTTCGCGAAGGGGTCCGACAGCGTCCTCCGCTACACGTTGAACGACGCAGGCATGCAGCTCCTCTACATGCCTCTCGCCGCGGACGCTCGCGGGCGCACGAAGGCGTTCGTCGAGGGCCTCGTCAAACCAGGGGCGCAGGCCATCGCGGGCGCCGGTGTTCTCTTCTGGGGAGCGACGTCGGCGGCGATCGCGCCGCTGTCGGTGGGCGCGATCCTGCTCACGGTGGTCTGGATCCTCGTGCTCGTGCGTGCTCGCGGGACGTACGTCGACGCGCTGCGCGAGACCCTCCGCACGAGGCGCGCGCGACTCGTCGGGCGCGATGACGAGCTCGCGCTCTCCTCGTATGCGTCGGTCGTCGAGCAAACGCTCCGGCAGGAGGAAGACGACGAGGACCTCGAGCACTCGATCGAGCTCGCGATGAGCCTCCCCAAGGATCTGCTCCCCGCCGTCATCCCGCTCTTCGAGCATCCACGCGCCGTCGTCCGGAAGATGGCGTGCGAGTACGCCGTCGCGCACCACGCCAAGCCGACGCGGGCGAGCGACTCGAACGAGGCGCGCGCGGCTCGAATCGAGCGGCTCGTCGAGGCGCGCATCGATGACGTCGACGCCGACGTTCGCGCGGCCGCGATCGCGGGCTACTGCTCCCTCCTCGGCGCGGAGGGCCTACCGCGCGTGATGCAACAGCTCGAGCGCATGCGCCACGACGGCGATCGCGTGCGCCGCGAGCAAGCCGCGACGGCGCTGGGCGTGCCCGATCCTCGGTTCGCGGAGCTCCTCCTGCCGATGCTCGCGGATCGCGACGGCGGTGTGCGAAGAGCGGCGATCGCGTCCGCGGCGAAGATCGGCTCGGCGGAGCTCGTCGCGCCGCTCGTCCGGGCGCTCGGGGATCCCGCCATCGCCCGTGACGCGGCGTCTGCGCTCTCTCGATTCGATCGCGCGTCGCACGTCACGTCGCACGTCACGTCGCACATCGAGGAGGCGCTCGGTGAGCTGCTCGCGGATCCGAGGAAGCCTCTCGGTCGCGAGCACGTGCCGTCGATCCTCGGGCGGCTCGCGACCCCAAAGGCGATCGAGCTCCTCACGGCGGCGCTCGAGTCGAAGGAGGAGGCGCTCCGTCGCGCCGCCGCGCAGTCGCTCGCGCGCGCCTCGACCTCGACCTCGACCTCGACCGAGAGACCGCGAGGGAGCGACGGCGACGCGGAGTCGCTGCCGATCGATCGCGAGCGTCTCACGCGCGCGTGCTCCAAGGAGATCGCCCTCGCGTACCGCGCGATCGCCGCCGCGGAGGCCATCGAGCCGAACGTGCGCTTCACGCATCACGGCGCCTCGCAGCTGCCGAACGTCGGCGACGGAGGCGCGGCGGCGGCGCTGCTCGTGTCGGCGCTCCTCGAGCAGCGCGAGGGCGCGCAGGATCGAGCCTTCGCGATCGTCCAGGTGCTCTTTCCTGCGTCGGACGCGGTGGCGCTCCGCGAAGGAATGAAGGAGCGCGACGCGATCCGTCACGCGAACGCGATCGAGATCCTCGACAGCACGCTCGACGGCCCGATCCGCCAGCAGCTCTTGCCGCTCCTCGACGACTCGCATCGCTTGGAGAAGCTCGCCGCGGGCGCTCGCTTCTTCGATCTGCCGGCGTTCGATTCGCCCGAGGAGTGGATCGCCAGGCTGCTCGACGATGACTGCCCGTGGGTCGCCGCGTGCGCGGCGCACTACATCGGCGCGAGCGCGACTCACTCGCCCGCGTCGTTCGTGCCGCGTCTCCGGGAGATCGTCGAGCAGCGAAGCGCGGCGCCGATCGTGCGGGAGAGCGCGCTCGCGGCGCTCGAGGAGCTGTGCGGCGCGAAGGAGATCGGCGAGCTCGCGCGTCGCCTGCTCGCCGATGACTCCGCTGCATCTTTCGCGCCGCTCGTTCGTCGCGCCGAGCACATCCACGCGCGTGCAGACCGAGGTGACGACGCGAACGGGAACGCGAAGGAGATCGCTTCATGA
- a CDS encoding cyclic nucleotide-binding domain-containing protein, with protein sequence MITTAEKVLFLKGIELFSAIPSADLVGVALVTEEVEHRAGEVLMREGEIANTLYLILEGTVIVTKGERVLAELGEREVVGEMALLDAAPRSATVSAATDVSTLELHRDPFEQIMSDRPEIGRGIIKVLTQRLRTSSALTPEAVERRSTVG encoded by the coding sequence ATGATCACGACGGCCGAGAAGGTGCTCTTCCTCAAGGGCATCGAGCTCTTCTCCGCGATCCCGAGCGCCGACCTCGTCGGCGTCGCGCTCGTCACCGAAGAGGTCGAGCATCGCGCCGGAGAGGTCCTGATGCGTGAAGGAGAGATCGCGAACACGCTCTATCTGATCCTCGAAGGCACGGTCATCGTGACGAAGGGGGAGCGTGTCCTCGCCGAGCTCGGCGAGCGCGAGGTCGTCGGCGAGATGGCGCTCCTCGACGCCGCGCCGCGGAGCGCCACCGTCAGCGCCGCGACGGACGTGTCGACGCTCGAGCTGCATCGCGATCCCTTCGAGCAGATCATGTCCGACCGCCCGGAGATCGGCCGCGGCATCATCAAGGTGCTGACCCAGCGTCTTCGCACCTCCTCCGCGCTGACGCCGGAAGCCGTCGAACGCCGCAGCACCGTGGGCTGA
- a CDS encoding DUF2169 domain-containing protein, with protein sequence MNVANRTAGKHLAFPTKDKDGRALVAVVVKYTYRSTPRGGVERDEDGAPPHPIDVPNGEDPATSSIKVPSDMFEYKPGTDVVVVADAHPRAGATYTDVALQVGPIAKTIRAHGLRVWQRGMLGGLVPGPALPLRAPLPIVYENAWGGQDVSIPDKPLGEPRNYAGRGITREPARLVDQPAAQLELAGKPLGERAGANVPASFGPIHRHWAPRASFAGTYDKAWQESRMPLLPADFDPRFNVCVPHDQWSEVPLFGDEPIALTGATEDHHWQVQLPRETLTFSSLVGGVRREHRTHLDTILIDARERKIELTWRAAVPAPPKLELLDEIRIEARAR encoded by the coding sequence ATGAACGTCGCGAACCGGACCGCCGGCAAGCACCTCGCCTTCCCGACGAAGGACAAGGACGGACGGGCGCTCGTCGCGGTGGTGGTAAAATACACGTATCGCTCGACCCCACGCGGCGGTGTGGAGCGCGACGAGGACGGCGCGCCGCCGCATCCAATCGACGTGCCGAACGGCGAGGACCCCGCGACGAGCAGCATCAAGGTCCCGTCCGACATGTTCGAGTACAAACCCGGCACCGACGTCGTCGTCGTCGCCGACGCGCATCCGCGCGCGGGCGCGACGTACACGGACGTGGCGCTCCAGGTCGGTCCGATCGCGAAGACGATCCGCGCGCACGGGCTGCGCGTGTGGCAGCGCGGCATGCTCGGCGGGCTCGTGCCCGGCCCCGCGCTGCCGCTGCGCGCGCCGCTGCCGATCGTCTACGAGAACGCGTGGGGCGGACAGGACGTGTCGATCCCGGACAAACCGCTTGGTGAGCCTCGCAACTACGCCGGGCGCGGGATCACGCGTGAGCCCGCGCGCCTCGTCGATCAACCCGCGGCGCAGCTCGAGCTCGCCGGCAAGCCGCTCGGCGAGCGCGCCGGCGCGAACGTCCCGGCGTCGTTCGGGCCGATCCATCGTCACTGGGCGCCGCGCGCCTCGTTCGCCGGCACCTACGACAAGGCGTGGCAGGAGTCGCGCATGCCGCTCCTCCCCGCCGACTTCGATCCGCGCTTCAACGTCTGCGTCCCGCACGATCAGTGGTCCGAGGTGCCGCTCTTCGGCGACGAGCCGATCGCCCTCACCGGCGCGACCGAGGACCACCACTGGCAGGTGCAGCTCCCGCGCGAGACCCTCACGTTCTCGAGCCTCGTCGGCGGAGTGCGCCGCGAGCATCGCACGCACCTCGACACGATCTTGATCGACGCGCGCGAGCGGAAGATCGAGCTCACGTGGCGCGCCGCGGTCCCGGCCCCGCCGAAGCTCGAGCTGCTCGACGAGATCCGCATCGAGGCGAGGGCGCGTTGA
- a CDS encoding DUF3396 domain-containing protein: MSGDSPLARAKDGAPLAYATLGLAFHLEALAPEDGDGLAAACERIAATHAGTLTWAWSSVHGEVARFDASVLDLVSTFPAQLANAPPTGDARADAGASAMTAAHYDRFGVACHGGRARNDASPSSLRFFARVSAADGPLLRADAMLSATFPSSTPPAEIEELALAVAGDLRFRWGAAGFAYSAWELDRYGPARDALHAHARRHPGYDLGQHATWMRAFHDRLRTVSWLTFVGPALAAKLPPAALESDPDVAVTKLNDGVVFRAGETPKAGDVNRDDFPHAYCEVDRRLRSIRAAEGIHFYAPWTSSSTEAWLRRFER, translated from the coding sequence ATGAGCGGCGACTCCCCGCTCGCGCGGGCGAAGGACGGCGCTCCGCTCGCGTACGCGACGCTCGGGCTCGCGTTCCATCTCGAGGCGCTCGCGCCGGAGGACGGGGATGGGCTCGCGGCGGCGTGTGAGCGCATCGCGGCGACGCACGCGGGAACGCTCACGTGGGCGTGGAGCTCCGTGCACGGGGAGGTGGCGCGGTTCGATGCGTCGGTGCTCGACCTCGTGTCGACGTTTCCCGCGCAGCTCGCGAACGCACCGCCGACCGGCGACGCGCGCGCCGACGCCGGGGCGAGCGCGATGACGGCGGCGCACTACGATCGCTTCGGCGTCGCCTGCCACGGCGGGCGCGCGCGGAACGACGCGTCGCCCTCGTCGCTTCGGTTCTTCGCGCGCGTGTCGGCGGCGGACGGGCCGCTGCTCCGCGCCGACGCGATGCTGTCGGCGACGTTTCCGTCGTCGACGCCACCGGCGGAGATCGAGGAGCTCGCGCTCGCCGTCGCGGGCGACCTGCGGTTCCGGTGGGGCGCGGCGGGGTTCGCGTACAGCGCGTGGGAGCTCGATCGCTACGGCCCCGCGCGCGACGCGCTCCACGCGCACGCGCGGCGACACCCCGGCTACGACCTCGGCCAGCACGCCACGTGGATGCGCGCGTTCCACGATCGGCTGCGCACCGTGAGCTGGCTCACCTTCGTCGGCCCCGCCCTCGCGGCGAAGCTCCCGCCCGCCGCGCTCGAGAGCGATCCCGACGTCGCGGTGACCAAGCTGAACGACGGCGTCGTCTTCCGCGCCGGGGAGACGCCCAAGGCGGGAGACGTGAACCGCGACGACTTCCCCCACGCGTACTGCGAGGTCGATCGGCGCCTCCGATCCATCCGCGCGGCGGAGGGGATCCACTTCTACGCACCGTGGACCTCGAGCTCGACCGAGGCGTGGCTGCGAAGGTTCGAGCGATGA
- a CDS encoding HEAT repeat domain-containing protein, with the protein MTTSALVKGLEGLAPAVAIARLVQLRDALASVGDPDALTEIAKAIPLRVARLAPEVSLLLAEIAAALAPYRPTLPADLDRLEPARLRVAWIRVALRREDEDANGLADHLDEGVLLAVLTGWSWSTDTGDPSRLVRRLARARDPRLRALVVEHVEDAVRHLALSGQDAFDGLELLAGANEDDVTIRERALRQLARFWLVGLSPGRRRRRDELLQRALRDPEPRIAAAAVAVARDLSARPLLADLLNDEAPEATKALALEALGPLAEPSDLSSAIALAERDALRFGAPARRFLLEAHRHGVFLREEHLGAVLGLFDAHVGWTAEEVVRVTYIARAALVDALAELPPTDTRWVRRAAVLAHSSAPGAHRVLEDLLDRLEPANVAEHPIAAAAIAAAAASPEMRGEERLLRWLDAIPERVLPALRVKGGALAAERLRQIVLDPFTTRRRRGAVMDVLWTLASDRRALSTELARALPPSESGLLESKYLSTRDSTAAELLHDAATTGAEDVAAIDRLKVFCESGDVRFEADVRRLFREVFRTYVREALEGDFTIKRLLMPELEQLVFRYGRHLVKDGRAVRRWVDPAPETGRDLVLSLVVDWLADPVEPPSDPITVALLETASRHAPDGAYLRAIEPYWRRGGTNVRRAAIEALVAAGQRARGLELSLGRLVADASLDARVLTQALAAVRTLRASWAEPLVRDVLERREMAVKKEAAEALAEIGTGSSVPFLVGWIGRHDNASFRASLLRALEKCAGPATVLVLVDALEVEEEARTRDLLFDALSGRVSEDVVMRLARSSHPAHRALVDACLDGRVGVAGKTAAELAARLHRAKLRPIGEDDDPAKRLRTSGFSPDAAREIVRLRAEQKERVDAAVLPLVRRGLADWIAWAESEASEVDAAAVALILDATDHSHAEHWPSLLTLVERCSASVPGAVVSFFERTLAHATPPLRQRALEIVRALPNAPSVGGLRPWRLRGRLGAVRSVAELERCFAACLEAPNVAAESSALLIEAFSLPRPSPNAEDADPELDPVFEEALTLYRADAPKRDAWIRRVAELRPLDLPPAPRPPKPPKRAPFVPASQADRDALLAKVRDEGAPLQERERAALRLLDWPDAGAESAVLDAYLLGRLDLPADRLPSIARWMTAAPSAAVRSRVLSIAPHLNDAQLRSFVPEWMGAWTQGSELAGVLLSSIEQERLLPFVIAEARAGRLSFARLLRPDHSTGTSPSVALNALVALAAEAAPREVEHLIRPVRPAEEAEPDDTVDPVDPIEGRSLDQLRALLDEKGVEKGLAVRAVHALTRFGERAVDPLARLALDRRAQVRSAALRALRTVASRDRTLEVTAQVLEMETRRDVVLSLMASLGHGRHEPSLPGLLERLTDRDPRIQKGAHAALRAWGRDVIPALRHASRRARPDRRHAFDALIADLD; encoded by the coding sequence ATGACGACGAGCGCGTTGGTGAAAGGTCTCGAAGGGCTCGCGCCTGCTGTCGCGATCGCGCGGCTCGTGCAGCTTCGCGACGCGCTCGCGAGCGTCGGGGATCCGGACGCGCTCACGGAGATCGCGAAGGCGATACCGCTGCGCGTCGCGCGGCTGGCGCCGGAGGTCTCGCTCCTCCTCGCCGAGATCGCCGCCGCGCTCGCCCCCTACCGCCCGACGCTCCCGGCCGACCTCGATCGGCTCGAGCCGGCGCGGCTTCGCGTGGCGTGGATCCGCGTCGCGCTGCGGCGCGAGGACGAGGACGCGAACGGGCTTGCCGACCACCTCGACGAAGGGGTCCTGCTCGCCGTCCTCACGGGCTGGTCGTGGTCGACCGACACCGGCGATCCGAGCAGGCTCGTCCGCCGGCTCGCGCGGGCGCGGGATCCACGCCTTCGCGCGCTGGTCGTCGAGCACGTCGAAGACGCCGTGCGCCACCTCGCGCTCTCCGGACAAGACGCGTTCGACGGTCTCGAGCTGCTCGCAGGGGCGAACGAAGACGACGTCACGATCCGAGAGCGTGCGCTCCGGCAGCTCGCGAGGTTCTGGCTCGTCGGCCTCTCGCCAGGGAGGCGTCGCCGGCGCGACGAGCTCCTCCAGCGCGCGCTCCGCGATCCGGAGCCACGCATCGCGGCGGCGGCGGTCGCAGTCGCGCGCGACCTCTCCGCGCGCCCCCTGCTCGCAGACCTCCTGAACGACGAGGCGCCGGAGGCGACGAAGGCGCTCGCCCTCGAGGCGCTCGGGCCGCTCGCGGAGCCGAGCGATCTCTCGAGCGCGATCGCCCTCGCCGAGCGCGACGCGCTCCGCTTCGGCGCACCCGCGCGGCGCTTCTTGCTCGAAGCGCATCGCCACGGCGTGTTCCTGCGCGAAGAGCACCTCGGCGCCGTTCTCGGGCTCTTCGACGCGCACGTGGGCTGGACCGCCGAGGAGGTCGTGCGCGTCACGTACATCGCGCGCGCCGCGCTCGTGGACGCGCTCGCCGAGCTTCCACCGACGGACACGCGGTGGGTGCGGCGCGCCGCGGTCCTCGCGCACAGCTCGGCGCCAGGCGCGCATCGGGTGCTCGAGGACCTGCTCGATCGCCTCGAGCCCGCGAACGTCGCGGAGCACCCGATCGCCGCCGCCGCGATCGCCGCCGCCGCCGCTTCGCCGGAGATGCGAGGCGAAGAGCGGCTCCTCCGTTGGCTCGACGCGATCCCGGAGCGCGTGCTCCCCGCGCTTCGCGTGAAGGGCGGCGCGCTCGCCGCGGAGCGACTCCGGCAGATCGTGCTCGACCCGTTCACGACACGCCGGCGGCGCGGCGCGGTGATGGACGTCCTCTGGACCCTCGCGTCCGATCGCCGCGCGCTCTCGACCGAGCTCGCGCGCGCGCTGCCGCCGTCCGAGTCGGGGCTGCTCGAGAGCAAGTACCTCTCGACGCGCGACAGCACCGCGGCGGAGCTCCTCCACGACGCGGCGACGACGGGCGCCGAGGACGTCGCGGCGATCGATCGACTCAAGGTCTTCTGCGAGTCCGGCGACGTCCGCTTCGAGGCGGACGTGCGGCGCCTCTTCCGGGAGGTCTTTCGGACGTACGTACGAGAGGCGCTCGAGGGTGACTTCACCATCAAGCGCTTGCTCATGCCCGAGCTCGAGCAGCTCGTCTTTCGCTACGGGCGGCACCTCGTCAAGGACGGTCGCGCCGTTCGTCGCTGGGTCGATCCTGCGCCCGAGACCGGACGCGATCTCGTCCTCTCGTTGGTCGTCGATTGGTTGGCCGATCCGGTCGAGCCCCCGTCCGATCCGATCACGGTGGCGCTCCTCGAGACCGCGTCGCGGCACGCCCCGGACGGCGCGTACCTGCGCGCGATCGAGCCGTACTGGCGGCGCGGCGGCACGAACGTGCGACGCGCCGCGATCGAGGCGCTCGTCGCGGCGGGACAGCGCGCGCGCGGCCTCGAGCTCTCGCTCGGGCGGCTCGTCGCCGACGCGTCGCTCGACGCTCGTGTCCTGACGCAAGCGCTCGCCGCGGTCCGAACGCTGCGCGCGTCGTGGGCAGAGCCGCTCGTCCGTGACGTCCTCGAGCGGCGTGAGATGGCGGTGAAGAAGGAGGCGGCCGAAGCGCTCGCGGAGATCGGCACCGGCAGCTCGGTGCCCTTCCTCGTCGGATGGATCGGCCGCCACGACAACGCGAGCTTCCGCGCGTCGCTGCTCCGCGCGCTCGAGAAGTGCGCCGGACCCGCGACGGTGCTCGTCCTCGTGGACGCGCTCGAGGTAGAGGAGGAGGCGCGCACGCGAGACCTGCTCTTCGACGCGCTGAGCGGGCGCGTCTCCGAGGACGTGGTGATGCGCCTCGCCCGGTCGTCGCACCCGGCCCATCGCGCGCTCGTCGACGCGTGCCTGGACGGGCGCGTCGGCGTCGCCGGCAAGACCGCCGCGGAGCTCGCCGCGCGGCTCCATCGCGCGAAGCTGCGGCCGATCGGAGAAGACGACGATCCGGCGAAGCGCCTCCGCACCTCCGGGTTCTCGCCCGACGCCGCCCGCGAGATCGTGCGCCTGCGCGCGGAGCAGAAGGAGCGTGTCGACGCCGCGGTCCTCCCGCTCGTACGCCGCGGCTTGGCCGACTGGATCGCGTGGGCAGAGAGCGAAGCGAGCGAGGTCGACGCGGCGGCGGTGGCGCTGATCCTGGACGCGACCGATCACTCGCACGCCGAGCACTGGCCTTCGCTCCTCACCCTCGTCGAGCGATGCTCCGCCAGCGTCCCCGGCGCGGTCGTGAGCTTCTTCGAGCGCACGCTCGCTCATGCCACGCCGCCGCTTCGCCAGCGCGCGCTCGAGATCGTGCGCGCGCTGCCCAACGCGCCGAGCGTCGGCGGTCTTCGCCCGTGGCGGCTGCGCGGGCGGCTCGGCGCCGTGCGCAGCGTCGCCGAGCTCGAGCGGTGCTTCGCCGCGTGCCTCGAAGCCCCGAACGTGGCGGCCGAGTCCTCCGCCCTCCTGATCGAGGCGTTCTCTCTCCCTCGACCGAGCCCGAACGCAGAGGACGCGGATCCCGAGCTCGATCCGGTCTTCGAGGAGGCCCTCACGCTCTACCGCGCGGACGCGCCGAAGCGCGACGCCTGGATCCGGCGCGTCGCCGAGCTCCGGCCGCTCGATCTGCCGCCGGCGCCGCGTCCACCGAAGCCGCCGAAGAGGGCGCCCTTCGTTCCTGCGTCGCAGGCGGATCGGGACGCGCTCCTCGCGAAGGTGCGCGACGAAGGCGCGCCGCTGCAGGAGCGCGAGCGCGCCGCGCTCCGCCTCCTCGACTGGCCCGACGCCGGCGCGGAGAGCGCGGTGCTCGACGCGTACCTGCTCGGGCGGCTCGATCTTCCCGCCGACCGCCTCCCGTCGATCGCGCGGTGGATGACGGCGGCTCCCTCCGCGGCGGTGCGCTCGCGCGTCCTCTCGATCGCGCCGCACTTGAACGACGCGCAGCTCCGGTCGTTCGTCCCGGAGTGGATGGGCGCATGGACGCAGGGGAGCGAGCTCGCCGGCGTGCTGCTCTCCTCGATCGAGCAGGAGCGCTTGCTCCCGTTCGTCATCGCGGAGGCGCGAGCGGGGCGGCTGTCCTTCGCTCGTCTCCTCCGGCCGGACCACTCGACCGGCACCTCTCCCTCGGTCGCGCTGAACGCGCTCGTCGCGCTCGCGGCCGAGGCCGCGCCTCGAGAGGTCGAGCATCTGATCCGTCCCGTCCGTCCTGCCGAGGAGGCCGAGCCCGACGACACGGTCGATCCCGTCGATCCGATCGAGGGCCGCTCGCTCGACCAGCTCCGCGCGCTGCTCGACGAGAAGGGCGTCGAGAAGGGGCTCGCCGTTCGCGCGGTGCACGCGCTCACGCGCTTCGGTGAGCGCGCCGTCGATCCGCTCGCGCGCCTCGCGCTCGATCGCCGCGCGCAGGTCCGGAGCGCCGCGCTCCGGGCGCTACGCACGGTGGCCTCACGCGATCGGACGCTCGAGGTGACGGCGCAGGTGCTCGAGATGGAGACGAGGCGCGACGTCGTGCTCTCGCTGATGGCGAGCCTCGGTCACGGGCGGCACGAGCCCTCGCTGCCCGGCCTCCTCGAGCGCCTCACCGATCGCGACCCGCGCATCCAGAAGGGAGCCCACGCGGCCCTCCGCGCGTGGGGCAGAGACGTCATCCCCGCCCTCCGCCACGCGTCGCGCCGCGCACGCCCCGATCGACGCCACGCCTTCGACGCGCTGATCGCCGATCTCGACTGA